Proteins encoded together in one Urocitellus parryii isolate mUroPar1 chromosome 3, mUroPar1.hap1, whole genome shotgun sequence window:
- the Mterf1 gene encoding transcription termination factor 1, mitochondrial, whose product MASRNLWYMRSNLFFGSRCWMIRYSAEILKSVSFRLFGVTCNNGDKEPLENEDLLNNLLTMGVDIDMAKKRQPGVFNRMVTNEQDLKMFLLSKGASKEVIASIISRYPRAITRTSESLSKRWDLWRKIMTSDLEIVNILERSPESFFRSNNNINLENNIKFLYSVGLSQKCLCRLLANAPRTFSNSLDLNKQMIEVLQEVCLFLGHNDPIDFVRKIISKNPFILIQSTKRVKANIEFLQSTFNLNKEELLQLLCGPGAGILDLSTECAKRNYTNIKEKLFSLGRTEEEVQKFVLSYPDMMFLADKKFNDKIDCLIEEKISILQIIESPRVLDSSISTLKSRIKELVHAGYNLSVSNIALLSWSQKRFEAKLEKIKRLEQCLGS is encoded by the coding sequence ATGGCGTCAAGAAACCTCTGGTATATGAGAAGTAACCTTTTCTTTGGTTCAAGATGTTGGATGATTCGCTATTCAGCAGAAATCCTCAAATCAGTTTCATTTAGGCTTTTTGGTGTGACATGTAATAATGGAGACAAAGAGCCTTTGGAGAATGAGGACCTATTGAACAACTTACTTACTATGGGGGTTGATATTGACATGGCAAAGAAACGACAGCCTGGAGTTTTTAATAGAATGGTTACTAATGAGCAGGACCTAAAGATGTTCCTTTTGTCCAAAGGAGCTAGCAAAGAAGTGATTGCTAGCATCATATCAAGATATCCACGAGCTATAACACGCACTTCTGAAAGTCTTTCAAAACGTTGGGATCTGTGGAGAAAGATTATGACATCAGACCttgaaattgtaaatattttggaACGTTCTCCTGAATCCTTTTTTCGGtccaataataatataaatttagaaaataatataaagttccTCTACTCAGTTGGATTGTCCCAGAAATGCCTATGTCGATTATTAGCCAATGCCCCTCGCACCTTTTCCAATAGTCTTGATTTGAATAAACAGATGATTGAAGTTTTGCAGGAAGTCTGTTTGTTCTTAGGTCACAATGATCCCATAGATTTTGTCAGGAAGATAATTTCAAAAAATCCTTTCATCTTAATTCAGAGCACCAAACGGGTGAAAGCTAACATTGAATTTTTACAGTCAACTTTCAACTTGAACAAGGAAGAACTGCTGCAACTGCTATGTGGTCCAGGAGCTGGAATTCTAGACCTTTCTACAGAATGTGCcaaaagaaattatacaaatatcaAAGAGAAGCTGTTTTCTCTTGGACGTACTGAAGAAGAGGTACAGAAATTTGTCTTAAGCTATCCGGATATGATGTTCTTGGCAGATAAAAAGTTTAATGATAAAATAGACTgcctcatagaagaaaaaattagtattttacaaataattgaaAGTCCTCGGGTTCTGGATTCAAGCATAAGTACTTTAAAAAGTCGAATCAAAGAATTGGTACATGCTGGCTATAACTTGAGTGTCTCTAACATTGCTCTTCTATCTTGGAGTCAAAAAAGATTTGAAGCTAAACTGGAAAAAATTAAACGGCTAGAACAGTGCCtggggagttaa